One Pseudomonadota bacterium DNA window includes the following coding sequences:
- the mpl gene encoding UDP-N-acetylmuramate:L-alanyl-gamma-D-glutamyl-meso-diaminopimelate ligase, whose product MPDLYKNKIPEKIKKIHLIAVCGTGMGALACMLKDLGYEITGSDDKIYPPMSDFLAEKGIALMQGFSSDNLSYKPDLVIVGNAVRRENPEAVKMAEMGLYYCSMPQALNRFAAEGKNSLIVTGTHGKTTTTSILAWVLYKAGLDPSFMIGGITKNFNSNYRIGKGKYFVVEGDEYDTAFFDKGPKFLHFDPLIAILTSIEFDHADIFRDLDHVKETFGKMIEKISPDSRLISFDTDDNIKSLLGKSNCRVEQYGKNSASDWKLGSFKIESPWTFFEVMKKEKTFGTFKTKLVGEHNLLNALSVIAAADSLYIPVDTIYEALETFEGIKRRQEVRGEKQGITVMDDFAHHPTAVKETVKALKPFYPKGRLIAVFEPRTNSSMRKVFQDVYPLSFDDADIICISKPPLLEKIPFDERFSSEKLVEDLKIKGKDAYFFNNTQSIIDFLVKTAKSGDLILIMSNGGFENIHERLLAAL is encoded by the coding sequence TTGCCGGATTTATATAAAAATAAAATTCCCGAAAAAATAAAAAAAATTCATTTAATTGCTGTATGCGGAACCGGAATGGGAGCGCTTGCATGCATGCTCAAAGACTTGGGCTATGAAATAACAGGTTCTGACGATAAGATATATCCTCCTATGAGCGATTTTCTTGCAGAAAAAGGAATTGCTCTTATGCAGGGTTTTAGCTCCGATAATCTTTCTTATAAACCTGATCTTGTTATTGTAGGAAATGCGGTTAGAAGAGAAAATCCCGAAGCAGTCAAAATGGCAGAAATGGGTTTATATTACTGTTCCATGCCCCAGGCCTTAAACCGGTTTGCAGCAGAAGGTAAAAACAGCCTCATTGTTACAGGTACTCATGGAAAAACAACAACAACATCCATACTGGCATGGGTGCTTTACAAAGCAGGTCTTGATCCATCCTTTATGATAGGTGGCATTACAAAAAACTTTAACAGCAATTACAGGATAGGGAAAGGGAAGTATTTTGTTGTGGAAGGCGATGAATATGACACCGCTTTTTTCGATAAAGGGCCCAAGTTTCTTCATTTTGACCCGTTAATAGCAATCCTTACAAGTATAGAATTTGATCATGCCGATATATTCAGAGATCTTGATCATGTGAAAGAAACTTTCGGCAAAATGATAGAAAAGATATCTCCGGATAGCAGGCTTATATCATTTGATACTGATGATAATATCAAATCCCTTTTAGGGAAAAGTAATTGCAGAGTAGAGCAGTACGGGAAAAACAGCGCTTCCGATTGGAAGCTTGGTTCATTTAAAATTGAATCGCCCTGGACGTTTTTTGAGGTAATGAAAAAAGAAAAGACTTTCGGGACATTTAAAACAAAACTTGTAGGGGAGCATAATTTGTTAAATGCTCTTTCGGTAATTGCTGCTGCCGATAGTCTCTATATCCCGGTTGATACAATATATGAAGCTCTTGAAACATTTGAGGGAATAAAAAGAAGGCAGGAAGTGCGCGGAGAAAAACAAGGCATTACGGTAATGGATGATTTTGCCCATCATCCAACTGCCGTAAAAGAAACAGTGAAAGCTCTAAAACCTTTTTACCCTAAAGGGCGGCTGATTGCTGTATTTGAGCCTAGAACAAATTCAAGCATGCGAAAGGTTTTTCAGGATGTATATCCACTGTCATTTGATGATGCTGATATCATTTGTATAAGCAAACCACCTCTTCTTGAAAAGATACCTTTTGATGAAAGATTTTCTTCCGAAAAACTGGTAGAGGATCTTAAGATAAAGGGAAAAGACGCTTATTTTTTCAACAACACGCAATCCATAATTGATTTTCTTGTAAAAACAGCAAAATCAGGCGATCTTATCCTTATAATGTCAAACGGAGGTTTTGAAAATATTCATGAAAGGTTACTGGCCGCTCTTTAA